A region from the Linepithema humile isolate Giens D197 chromosome 1, Lhum_UNIL_v1.0, whole genome shotgun sequence genome encodes:
- the LOC136997372 gene encoding putative nuclease HARBI1 isoform X1 — MDILLFWNIFFNNNEENNNDWEIAHRRERHLKINNFFENVALVYSLTGNHKTILTYYLFFIISFIIVFLHYFIIDFKSHFRIDRNTFEYLIQTFGAALLENNPILKKCPKLSPSKQLAIAVWFFGNQEVYRSIADRFGVSKDTVWRCVFNVAYILQQHVQNYIKWPEAYEILNVQQEFATISNFPGVVGVIDGCHISISAPIEHPNSYINRKGFHSILLQGICNHKMKFIDVFTGMCGSVHDARVWRLSDIRNIIQHDIQRYFSQHGHLLADSAYPLSYNMLTPYRDNGHLNAIQRNYNTKLSKTRVIIERAFGILKGRFRKLKYVYMYNTEMIPLVILACCILHNICIDIEDEPLDILEEENENNNNYAVMEAEEKREIIAQILQ, encoded by the exons ATGGATATATTGTTATtctggaacattttttttaataataatgaagaaaataataatgattggGAAATAGCACACAGAAGAGAACGACAtcttaaaatcaataatttctttgaaaatgttGCTCTTGTTTATTCTTTAACAGGTAATCATAAAACTATACttacgtattatttattttttattatatcatttataatagtatttttacattattttattatagattttaagTCACATTTTCGTATTGATAGAAATACTTTTGAGTACTTAATACAAACTTTTGGAGCAGctttattggaaaataatccTATATTGAAAAAGTGTCCTAAATTATCACCATCAAAGCAACTTGCCATTGCCGTATGGTTTTTTGGCAATCAAGAAGTTTATag ATCCATTGCAGATCGATTTGGAGTGTCTAAAGACACTGTATGGAGATGTGTTTTTAATGTAGCTTATATATTGCAACAACatgtgcaaaattatattaaatggcCAGAAGCTTATGAGATATTAAATGTACAACAGGAGTTTGCTACTATTAGTAATTTCCCAGGTGTGGTGGGTGTCATAGATGGTTGCCATATTTCCATTAGTGCTCCTATTGAACATCCAAATAGTTACATAAATAGAAAAGGATTTCATTCAATACTATTGCAAGGTATTTGCAatcataaaatgaaatttattgatgTTTTTACGGGAATGTGTGGTAGTGTTCATGATGCTCGAGTTTGGCGGTTAAGTgacattagaaatattatacagcATGATATACAGAGATATTTTTCACAACATGGTCACTTGTTAGCTGATTCTGCATATCCGTTATCATATAATATGCTCACTCCATATCGTGACAATGGTCACTTAAATGCTATACAACgtaattataatactaaattatcaaaaactcGTGTTATCATTGAAAGAGCATTTGGAATATTAAAAGGACGATtccgaaaattgaaatatgtatatatgtataacacaGAAATGATACCATTAGTCATACTCGCATGTtgcattttgcataatatttgtattgataTTGAAGATGAACCATTGGACATATTGGAAgaggaaaatgaaaataataataattatgcagtTATGGAAGctgaagaaaaaagagaaataattgcACAAATATTGCAATAG
- the LOC136997372 gene encoding putative nuclease HARBI1 isoform X2: protein MFSYFRSIADRFGVSKDTVWRCVFNVAYILQQHVQNYIKWPEAYEILNVQQEFATISNFPGVVGVIDGCHISISAPIEHPNSYINRKGFHSILLQGICNHKMKFIDVFTGMCGSVHDARVWRLSDIRNIIQHDIQRYFSQHGHLLADSAYPLSYNMLTPYRDNGHLNAIQRNYNTKLSKTRVIIERAFGILKGRFRKLKYVYMYNTEMIPLVILACCILHNICIDIEDEPLDILEEENENNNNYAVMEAEEKREIIAQILQ from the coding sequence atgttttcttatttCAGATCCATTGCAGATCGATTTGGAGTGTCTAAAGACACTGTATGGAGATGTGTTTTTAATGTAGCTTATATATTGCAACAACatgtgcaaaattatattaaatggcCAGAAGCTTATGAGATATTAAATGTACAACAGGAGTTTGCTACTATTAGTAATTTCCCAGGTGTGGTGGGTGTCATAGATGGTTGCCATATTTCCATTAGTGCTCCTATTGAACATCCAAATAGTTACATAAATAGAAAAGGATTTCATTCAATACTATTGCAAGGTATTTGCAatcataaaatgaaatttattgatgTTTTTACGGGAATGTGTGGTAGTGTTCATGATGCTCGAGTTTGGCGGTTAAGTgacattagaaatattatacagcATGATATACAGAGATATTTTTCACAACATGGTCACTTGTTAGCTGATTCTGCATATCCGTTATCATATAATATGCTCACTCCATATCGTGACAATGGTCACTTAAATGCTATACAACgtaattataatactaaattatcaaaaactcGTGTTATCATTGAAAGAGCATTTGGAATATTAAAAGGACGATtccgaaaattgaaatatgtatatatgtataacacaGAAATGATACCATTAGTCATACTCGCATGTtgcattttgcataatatttgtattgataTTGAAGATGAACCATTGGACATATTGGAAgaggaaaatgaaaataataataattatgcagtTATGGAAGctgaagaaaaaagagaaataattgcACAAATATTGCAATAG